A single window of Rhipicephalus microplus isolate Deutch F79 chromosome 5, USDA_Rmic, whole genome shotgun sequence DNA harbors:
- the LOC142817532 gene encoding uncharacterized protein LOC142817532, producing MLSMYVYADHTNWFRILPFVAYAYNSASQSTTGFSPFFLLYGREHSSFMDTTLLYRPDTSESATLSEVATYEEECRQLARSLTTQDQAHQKDRHDANLHPQSYSPGTLVWLRVASSTPGLSSKLLNKYEGPYCILRQAFSVDYIVEPVQSSTDRRRRSHETVHVDRLKPHYNLPVVPVP from the coding sequence atgctgtccatgtacgtatatgctgaccacaccaactggtTCCGTATACTACCATTTGTCGCCTATGCGTACAACAGCGCCAGTCAGTCCACGACTggattttctcccttctttcttctatatggccgTGAACACTCCTCATTTATGGATACTACTCTGTTGTATCGCCCGGATACTTCGGAGTCTGCAACTCTCtcagaagtcgccacctatgAGGAAGAATGCAGGCAGCTAGCACGTTCCTTAACAACACAAGACCAAGCACACCAAAAGGACCGCCATGACGCCAACCTGCATCCCCAGTCATATTCGCCTGGAACATTGGTGTGGCTTCGAGTTGCCTCCTCAACTCCAGGGCTTTCTTCAAAGCTGCTGAATAAGTATGAAGGCCCCTACTGCATCCTGCGTCAAGCATTCTCGGTAGACTATATTGTCGAGCCCGTACAGTCATCCACAGACCGCCGCCGTCGCAGCCATGAGACTGTTCACGTCGACCGACTGAAGCCGCACTACAACCTACCAGTCGTACCTGTGCCTtag